The window TGGCGATACTTTCCTAACGGCAGTATCTCGCTATTCGAGAACTTGATGCTCTTTAGAACGTAGTTCAAGACGAGTTACCGGTTCACCCGTTTGGGTGTCAATTAACACCGAATGCTGCTCATCAGGCTGGTAAAGGTGATCCTCGCCCCACTGGCGCAAAGCGATAATCACTGGAAAAAGCCCACGCCCCATCTCAGTCAAAACATATTCCTGATAAGCCGTGCCATCGGAAGCCAGCATAGCCGACTGGTCGCAGGCTATATGCTGTTCTATTCGATAGGCAGTGCTATTGGCGCTATCAGCCGTATACGATAGTGCAGGTTGGAATGGCGTATGCATTTTAGGTACTGCAATCAGCATAGTCGCCGTCATTTTCTGGGCAGCAACCGCACATATTGGCCGCGCACAACTTCAGGCGACATTAACGGCAAGCCAACTGAAAATTAGGATATAAAGAGCAATAAATACGCGCAGTGCTCTCCTCATCCAAAACAAAGGCCGCCTATGCGGCCTGTTGTATTCAGTCTAAACGTTCCACTACAAACACTAACGAACCTTAAGACCAGTCATAATCGTTTTAAACATTTGGGATAATAGCCACAAGATCCGTAACGCCTACATCCCGACCAAACTGGGATAATAAAGTCGTAGCTTGACCTCGATGATGTGTTTGATGATTAAAAAAGTGCATAAGTACACTAAATAACTTTTTATTCGATGTTACGCCTTTTGAATTTGTGTAATTAAAAATTAGACAAAGTTCAGCTTCCGAAAGCAAGCCCGCAAGTTTAACAATGGTCTCATCAAGTACTTTGCGGTACTCATAGAGCTCAGGTAATGTTGAACATAATACTGAGTCAAGTGATTGAGGTTGGCTCATTGCTCGAACAACATCTAATTCATGATGGCTTTGCAACAGCACAGAAAATCGCTTTAACCAAATAATGTCACCAACGGCGATATGATTGAGCGTTCCTATCACTGAGCCAAAAAATGCACCTTGATTTCTTGATAGTTCTTCGCCCAAAAGTGTTGCTGCTGTCTCATAAATTTTAACGTTCATCGATTCATTGTATTGAGCCATGAGTTGCACATGTTCAGCTAAATGCATAGATGCTCCTTAAGGCAAAGCCTTAATCCAGTAACACAATTGCATTTGGTTATAGTGACTTAAAATAAGTTCGATTTTCATAGGTTGATAAACCAAACCTGCTGATATTCCAGTATCACCATTGAATTTAAAGCCATATTTCACGTATGCAGGAACAGAAGACAAAGAGGCGCTTACTGTTACAACATCAACCTTCGCATACTCTAAGGTAAATAAAAGCAGAGCCCTACCAATACCTTTCTTTTGACGTTCTGGGTCAACAAAAAGTATTACAATAAGATCTAATGATTACGTCGGTGCATACTCCGATGTTGGAAGGGACATCGCCGTTGGGATAGGGAATGGAAAAATATGAGCCATCATAATGGACTTCATATGAGGTGCGCTCAATTGCAGCCTTAGCTAAGTCACTCCCAAGACTCTGACCGAATGAGCTTTGAGAAATGAAGATAGAAAATATAAGTAGGTATCTCATCATAGTCTTATTGAAATATAACGTTTGGTTAAGGAGCGCGCTTTAACACGCCTCCGTTAGAGTGCTTAGCCTGAGTAGAAATCCGTCTAAAACTATGACCATAAATTACCTTATATTTATTAACTTATAGCCCATTCAATATGAAGTGGCATACCAAAATTAGATGTAGGCTCATTATACAGTTCGACGGTTTAATCTTGGTTACTCGCATATGCTTGGAGCAATGCCGGAAATTGATCTTGTGGTGGAAACTGATTAAAACTGTACTTTGCCCCCGTCGTCGCCCACTCAAGTTTTTCATCTAAATATGTTTCAACGAATGGTTTGTAATGCTGAGAATCCTCTAGCATTGTGGAGCGCACATTGACAAAATCATCCATCCCTTCTAGGCGCGTGAACAGCCAACTCATACAATGCTCACAAAAATAGTGGCGCGTATCCCCGTGCAGCCCGCCAATCACTGGCTCACCTAATGTGATAGAGAATACTGAACTCGGAAATAACGAACTCAGACTAAAAGCACTAGAGGTCATTTGCTGGCATCCCGTGCAATGGCATGCCATCGTAATCAATGGCGCTGAGGACACTTCAAATTTGACCTGCCCACATCGACAGTGGCCTTTTGTTTTACAAAGTACATCGTTCATCCCTATTTATCTCCTCGTTTTATGACTAATTAGACGCACCTAGATGGTACTGGCTCCCAGAACGCCGTTGGCACATTACACTGACTTTAGCTGCGTCAGACATCAGGTGCTAGATATACTGTTAATCAGCTCTTCTCGAAAACGTTCTGCCCACTCACGGCTTTGACTGTCAGCCAATTTTGCTGTTCTGGGGGAAACCGTTTTAGCGATAGCGGGATCTAGACCCAAAGCAGCTAACACTACTTCCAATACAACTAGAGGGTTATCGGAAAGCGCCTCATAGGTGATGCAGATAGGTTCAACTTCTTGTTGTACAAACCAGTTCGACCACGCTGCATCTTGTTCTTCAAGCCTTGCGACAATTGTTGCAAGACTACCAGCATCATAGACGGGGGCCTGACCGAATTTAAGTCGCTCCCGCTCGCTTCCGTCAGCACCGAGATGCCACAAACCCGACTGCTCCGCTTTAAGGCGCGAAACAGCCTGAGCAATCTTATTTTCACGGGTGAGATGCACATAGCGTGGCGAACCAAATACGGCTTGGAAACGGGCATTGTCGTTTGGTAAACCAGGATGAAACGACGCGAGTCTTTTCGACAGTTCGCCAAGACTTTCCCACATCAGACGCATACCAAAAATCGAAGTGCTACCTGTCCCCTCTTGCAGAACAGCGGTTAAATATGACTGGTCAAATTCTTGTTCATTACCCCAATTCGTGACTGACACATCGAAATAGCTCGCCCACTCAAGAAAATCTTCACACCGGAAAAATGAATCAGGACACCCAGCTACTTGAGTGTCAGTAAGAAGATCACATAAAAGCGTGCTGCCACTTCTAGGCGTTGCACAAATAATGTATGAGTTAGAAATAATCATATTCCCCATTATTTAGCTGTTACCACTTTCGGTTTTTAAGAAGCATGTTTAACGCACCCCAGTTTGAGTGCTTAGCCTGAGTAAATATCCGTCTGGGTCCATAACCATAAATTGCCTCACATTTATAAACTTGCTACCCACTCGATATGACTTTTGCTCTAAGGGCAGCTTAATTGGATAGCCATTTTTCAACAAACGATTGTAAATACCATCGAGATCTATAACTATTATCTGGAAATTGATACCTCTTCCAAAAGGATATTCGAGTTTTGCTGTAATCCATGGATCATCATTCGGCTCAAGCTCATCTATTTGCTCAAGCATTAAAAAAGCGCCATTGAGTTCTATTGTTGCAAACCCCTCTTCCGGGCGTTCATAGCAAATAGTAAAGCCAAGCTGCTCAATATAGAAATTTAGGGATTTCCCTATGTCACGAACATTGAGTTCAGGTGTTAATGGTGGAAACATATCCGATCCTGTTCATAATTTATACCGCAGAATGCTTTTTGGGAGTTAATTTCCGCTAATAAGGGCTCGACCTCAATACCTAGTTTCGTATTGAGGCTTTTTATTGATGCCAAAGTAAACTCAACTGAGGCATTAACAAAGAATCCCCATGTTCTTATTTCGTCGTTTTCGGTTCCAACTTCAGAGACAAACCTTGTGGATTCATCGTTTAAATCGAGCTCTGTTCGATGTCTACATATGTCATAAGTTCATGACAGAACATGACTCAGATTTCTCATTCAATCCAAAATAAAAAGCACAGAAATCTACTAATTATAATTAATTGCAGTAACTTAGAATCGATATCAACGAGTTTTCAATCTTTTGTTCTTAAACAAAAGCATGGCATTACAAGCAGATAAAACCATCAGTTCGATATTATAGATAAAGTTGTATCTGGCTACATGACTTGAAATGTGTAGGACTGATGACTCAGTAAGATGCGACAGTGCATACTTAATTTTATTAACCGACCAAAGTAAAAAATGTGAATCATTCATTAGAGGCACTAAAGTTTTGATGCTCTATTTTATCGGTCCGCAGATGAGACATTATGTACTCTAAACCTGCTTGATAGGCTGCTGTTTCGGTTGTGTCACCGTTTTTGGCTATTAAATATGTGGCTTTAAACAATATAAGATTACAGGACGTAAGATAATAGAAATCATCGTCTTGCTTGACGTAACAAAACTTTGTCCACGGTATGGTAATGGACTTACCGCAATGCGGCAGCAGCGTTAGCGTCGAAGCTGTGGCAGTCACAGTGTGGCTACCTTCTAGACTCGCAAGCCTATGTAAGGTTGTGTTTTCAATCGTTCGATCCAGAGTGGTTATCTTGACTGCAAATTTACTAGCTTGATTTTCGGCTATGTTTTTTAATAAAAATGTCCACACAATAAGGTAAGAGATTGCGCAAATTGCGATAGCAATATATGTCTCTGGAGTGTGAATTTCTAAGAAAAAATAAAACAGTATCAACGGGGATAAAAGCGGGATCCATAGGAGTAGTACGCGAACGATAAAAGCATGTAACAAGATAGCTAAACGAGCATTCTTTGCCATACGTTCTGAATTTATTTTTTTCGCTATTGTGATTAACTGCTCCTGCGTGATTGAAAATTTTAGTTCCATGACGTCCTTGTTTAACGCTAATCCGAATACTGTGCCAAGTGTATTATAAATAAAGTAGAAATCACTAAGCCATATTGAAATAAGTTGTCAGCGGCAAGCATGTATATCCCCTTCTGTCTAACACGACTATTTTGCTCTCACCCACAGCTGCCAATCTCAGCTTATTTGTTCATTGTTCATAGGCTGCGGCTTGATCATCTAACCAATCATGCTTGTCGTAAACCGCCATCTCCCGCCTAATAGATGGCCTAGCATCTTATCTGTAACGTGGGGCAACACCCCAGCTTCTGACATTCTGGTCGATATTGTGCGTCTAAAATAGTGAATACACCAGTCAGGATATCTAGTCTTGGTTTGAGCTCGCGAACCAGCTTAATTTGCTGAGGCGATATTGCCCAGTTGCTTAAGATCGTTTGCCGCGGAGAAGCCCCATGGCGAGTGATATCAATTCTACTGTTCTTGTAATTAAATGCTGTACTTTTTAACTACTGTATTTCTTAAGTGCAGCACTTCTTAAGAACTGCAATTTGCGCCGAAAAACGGTTCACAGCAATCCCTCAGGGTTGTCTGGCCCGCAAATGTGTTGTGCGGTTTCCAAAATACACGTAGTTCTATATTATTTACCAATGAGTTTAGGGTCTGTTGATCTTTGCTGTACAAATGGTGTTCAGCAATACATCGGCAGCCACATTAACATAAACGCCAGTGACACCATACTGGCGTAATTTCTTGCTAGCTTGTCATACCTTGTTGATATTGCTCGATAATGTTTAATTCTTCCAAAAGCATTCTCCACTAAATGTCGATACCGATATAAGCACCAATCGACTCTTTCTTGAGGTGTATTCTTATAGCGGCGCCTTGGAATAACAGATTTCCCGCCTTTATTTGCGATAAGTTCACGAAATGCATCGCTGTCATAACCTTTATCTGCAATGACGGTATCAACCTGCTTCAGGTGTTCAATTAAGCTGGGGGCGTGTGTAATATCGTGTTTTTGGCCTTCTGATAATTCGAAATAAATCGGTAATCCTCCGCTGTCGACGGCTAAGTGAATTTTGGTTGAATTACCGCCTCGACTTTTACCAATACTCTCATTATTTAGCGTCGCTGCACCTGCACTGTGCTGGTGAGCCCGCACTATCGAGCCATCAATAAAGACCCATTCTATATCAGCAAGGTTGGCTAAGGCCTTGAATAAATGTGCTAGAACGCCTTTCTTAGACCATAAATGAAACCGTCTAAAGACCGTGCTCCAATGACCGAACTCTTTAGGTAAATCTCGCCAAGGGATACCTGTTCTAAGCCGGTAAAGAATACCTTCGAATGTTTGTCTATGTTCAGGTTTGTCATAAACACGGCCTGTGCTTTTCATTAAATGAAATAGCTTTTCCCAGCGTGCATCGGTTAGCA of the Shewanella baltica genome contains:
- a CDS encoding winged helix-turn-helix transcriptional regulator; the protein is MTATMLIAVPKMHTPFQPALSYTADSANSTAYRIEQHIACDQSAMLASDGTAYQEYVLTEMGRGLFPVIIALRQWGEDHLYQPDEQHSVLIDTQTGEPVTRLELRSKEHQVLE
- a CDS encoding DinB family protein, translated to MHLAEHVQLMAQYNESMNVKIYETAATLLGEELSRNQGAFFGSVIGTLNHIAVGDIIWLKRFSVLLQSHHELDVVRAMSQPQSLDSVLCSTLPELYEYRKVLDETIVKLAGLLSEAELCLIFNYTNSKGVTSNKKLFSVLMHFFNHQTHHRGQATTLLSQFGRDVGVTDLVAIIPNV
- a CDS encoding GNAT family N-acetyltransferase, with amino-acid sequence MVILFVDPERQKKGIGRALLLFTLEYAKVDVVTVSASLSSVPAYVKYGFKFNGDTGISAGLVYQPMKIELILSHYNQMQLCYWIKALP
- a CDS encoding DUF1287 domain-containing protein, whose protein sequence is MMRYLLIFSIFISQSSFGQSLGSDLAKAAIERTSYEVHYDGSYFSIPYPNGDVPSNIGVCTDVIIRSYCNTFC
- a CDS encoding GFA family protein, with amino-acid sequence MNDVLCKTKGHCRCGQVKFEVSSAPLITMACHCTGCQQMTSSAFSLSSLFPSSVFSITLGEPVIGGLHGDTRHYFCEHCMSWLFTRLEGMDDFVNVRSTMLEDSQHYKPFVETYLDEKLEWATTGAKYSFNQFPPQDQFPALLQAYASNQD
- a CDS encoding Stf0 family sulfotransferase, which gives rise to MIISNSYIICATPRSGSTLLCDLLTDTQVAGCPDSFFRCEDFLEWASYFDVSVTNWGNEQEFDQSYLTAVLQEGTGSTSIFGMRLMWESLGELSKRLASFHPGLPNDNARFQAVFGSPRYVHLTRENKIAQAVSRLKAEQSGLWHLGADGSERERLKFGQAPVYDAGSLATIVARLEEQDAAWSNWFVQQEVEPICITYEALSDNPLVVLEVVLAALGLDPAIAKTVSPRTAKLADSQSREWAERFREELINSISST
- a CDS encoding bleomycin resistance protein, giving the protein MFPPLTPELNVRDIGKSLNFYIEQLGFTICYERPEEGFATIELNGAFLMLEQIDELEPNDDPWITAKLEYPFGRGINFQIIVIDLDGIYNRLLKNGYPIKLPLEQKSYRVGSKFINVRQFMVMDPDGYLLRLSTQTGVR
- a CDS encoding DUF6881 domain-containing protein, whose amino-acid sequence is MCRHRTELDLNDESTRFVSEVGTENDEIRTWGFFVNASVEFTLASIKSLNTKLGIEVEPLLAEINSQKAFCGINYEQDRICFHH
- a CDS encoding IS5-like element ISSod6 family transposase, giving the protein MPRLMLTDARWEKLFHLMKSTGRVYDKPEHRQTFEGILYRLRTGIPWRDLPKEFGHWSTVFRRFHLWSKKGVLAHLFKALANLADIEWVFIDGSIVRAHQHSAGAATLNNESIGKSRGGNSTKIHLAVDSGGLPIYFELSEGQKHDITHAPSLIEHLKQVDTVIADKGYDSDAFRELIANKGGKSVIPRRRYKNTPQERVDWCLYRYRHLVENAFGRIKHYRAISTRYDKLARNYASMVSLAFMLMWLPMYC